The Phaeodactylum tricornutum CCAP 1055/1 chromosome 8, whole genome shotgun sequence genome has a window encoding:
- a CDS encoding predicted protein codes for MIHSRTLPRLCQTRNQGFIILRRTTFSSSCNTSNSIFRPITVKNSGSIARDILAAERTFLAWARTGLGFVGAGSALFGAYHDRPTPQAEIVPACLVLLLNGTFLLGFATRRYLNVVEAIQKGSFPVLVGGTLMAVAITAIGTLASLGLVARAEQKTHGMNILKDDRESN; via the coding sequence ATGATTCACAGCCGTACTCTCCCACGTCTTTGCCAAACGAGAAACCAAGGCTTTATAATCCTTCGTCGCACTACGTTCTCCTCCTCATGCAACACTTCGAATTCAATTTTTCGGCCGATCACTGTGAAGAACTCGGGCTCGATCGCACGCGACATTCTGGCGGCGGAACGGACCTTTCTGGCCTGGGCCCGGACGGGATTAGGTTTCGTCGGCGCCGGATCGGCGCTCTTTGGCGCATACCACGATCGTCCAACGCCGCAAGCCGAGATTGTCCCGGCCTGTCTCGTATTATTGCTAAATGGTACCTTCTTACTTGGCTTTGCCACTCGTCGGTATCTCAATGTCGTAGAAGCGATTCAAAAGGGGTCTTTTCCTGTCCTTGTCGGAGGGACATTGATGGCAGTTGCAATAACAGCGATTGGCACCTTAGCTTCGCTGGGACTTGTGGCTCGGGCCGAGCAAAAGACTCATGGGATGAATATCTTGAAGGACGACAGGGAATCCAATTGA
- a CDS encoding predicted protein, whose protein sequence is MRIKCSTDGAHAILEAAADGNLDFLAQVSDADLHQARCLSGCTALHWAAGCNQVDTVRALIQHRLLDVDVAASRKARGRTPLHYACRNGCRVVVKLLIETFGADPNVKAKHGVTPFQLAVWRNNADICRYLVSSHDVDPSQVNNFDCGAMHWLGIAPIDRAGSDEDGMALIPLASWLVSQIDLKLYARQRQGHSALHKAAWGGHLALCRYLHEVHAFWDDTPDLAGNYAADLADMAQTLRHAKVATYLRESCSRESSESCAVLGIPEGEASNDALIRRVYLTAVKDHHPDKGGDESRFHAIQNAYRHLSINQGRGILQTSRVETS, encoded by the exons ATGAGAATTAAATGCTCTACTGACGGTGCACATGCTATTTTAGAAGCCGCTGCGGACGGAAATTTGGACTTTCTGGCGCAGGTCTCCGATGCTGATCTGCATCAGGCTCGGTGTTTGTCGGGGTGTACCGCCTTACACTGGGCGGCTGGCTGCAACCAGGTCGACACAGTCCGTGCTCTGATCCAACATCGACTCTTGGATGTAGATGTGGCCGCATCTCGCAAGGCCCGGGGGCGAACTCCTTTACACTACGCATGTCGGAACGGCTGCCGTGTCGTTGTCAAGCTCTTGATAGAAACCTTCGGGGCCGACCCCAACGTCAAAGCCAAGCACGGTGTAACACCATTTCAACTGGCTGTTTGGCGGAACAACGCCGACATTTGTAGATATCTTGTCAGCAGTCACGATGTCGACCCTTCTCAAGTAAACAATTTTGATTGTGGGGCAATGCATTGGCTAGGAATTGCTCCTATAGATCGCGCAGGATCGGATGAGGACGGCATGGCACTGATTCCTTTAGCATCTTGGCTAGTTTCGCAAATAGACCTTAAACTTTACGCTCGGCAACGACAAGGGCACTCCGCCTTGCATAAGGCGGCATGGGGCGGGCATTTGGCGCTCTGTCGGTACCTGCACGAAGTCCATGCTTTCTGGGACGACACGCCAGACTTGGCCGGCAACTACGCTGCCGATCTTGCCGATATGGCGCAAACGTTGCGCCACGCGAAAGTTGCCACATACTTACGTGAGTCTTGTAGCCGGGAAAGTTCCGAAAGCTGCGCTGTCTTGGGGATCCCCGAAGGTGAAGCTTCCAATGATGCCCTGATTCGGAGAGTGTATCTTACGGCCGTTAAGGATCATCACCCCGACAAGGGTGGAGATGAGAGCCGATTTCATGCTATCCAGAATGCGTATCGTCACTTGTCCATCAATCAAGGTCGAG GAATCCTGCAAACCAGTCGAGTCGAAACAAGCTGA
- a CDS encoding predicted protein: MEHSSTTTGAEAQNRKKIVALDLKSADSSNENNMSTHDALTTFTTDSTPEAYKVSTSDIRRWKKVGWKSKLTRRQKSTESLEDELKQHLRVAVEQLLDSLFIYLSNLPEPSSTSSSTTVGLTLPASAVGWLSQKLFSDTDFGAQNEGGLAEPNSSLLSGSLPGRLALIKFLLPRATHVRLTSERWPSRRNQKAMEAEDTIHVMCDHNPRGDTSGSFLEYYDALIHRPRVDMRVFCQCKVLLIAQVPPSSIVNLYCIRNTLQILRVERSCIFDLPSFLLPAEKNNTRSDFEDPLSSLVAPIIYPNLVHAKLSFCGLDELSGMRGRRRADQTRDQPPLGSLTALQSLNLSHNEIVSERTALSSARRMPFLQRLDLSHNRITSLRNAHYRLGNIQTLRLSYNRLRSVQGIDRLYSLESLWLDHNELEDLTSISGLSRLPELQTLHLRGNPLELLRLRTYRIGVFDLFCERRLANLDQNATFRQLQRALPSLDLERPSLMEMKALRERTFAPTYAVARPHRDSEGATGLVTENANISSTQENGNFGALSRATVASFAMPKLTTGIKRSAKRRHAPIRGMDVDWKQGRIRPYQSNACSPIVDFTSIDVLVSMSEISEAQFESVTLIETKHSHDQCEQAGENGVENNIKIEPSLFEEYLRAADRVGSIPVDPDGGRGTTFFKASMKTVVGTDKDGEVPGERLGDACGNIDIVKGDEAAAADEEISAKYPKNTEAHDSQSITTFLETIKEGQGMPTTNAFDSSSEVRAYVGLKGTPSNVNENTSPHLLSMSVFNDNIDMDSDFDDELGGDLLSKGPSTRNHGRSGVIGLTNPSLIAEQSIPTDHNRMNRLSLSPIKRKPPNQDLTIPQATTEAFSEASFDVDGEASTPPRSVIVNDLDEGNWDQHRSLRSETSSCVQMSNEEQLVINVTSFPDSLWHDDTNSIHSATVTPTRNKNSDPGKFVLAERNATYEGPVHCKNFLIYDNLDFYFQLFVFPPRSGKMCEAAAPTSWPGGAEEDWRGVLERFPRIQLWLVDRQLREAANRESMSAHTFEEYRRVWRERVVACGKPALRRLTPNRTARYGFHGELLWSAAGSSHLKPETVAESRNVLLCLSNEAFYLLSDHDKVSAKAVEQKKTFPIPIPERARFSDAKFPHSMARHPLSQLRSIAIGFGFQRLTLRFRDLTSVNEDDFTYILLISNKTQTVNLLKELQQYAGDKATSISGLIASDNAVTIENDDRYVLDAVGVAVAPDVIDTILHYQILQQRWKHGERGTVKRVCIVTDAKIYLLDEDYLGDGSESIDAGSRTLGEPTYRLVDSASLSLIDKVQAADADPNSITIVIQPLTRLQRFRNWRLLCHDSQGAERLVEDVRKAVEFAS, from the coding sequence ATGGAACATAGTAGTACAACTACAGGGGCTGAAGCGCAGAATCGAAAGAAAATAGTTGCACTGGATCTAAAATCTGCCGACTCTTCAAATGAAAACAACATGAGTACACACGATGCGTTGACAACCTTTACCACGGACTCCACACCTGAGGCATACAAAGTCAGCACCTCCGATATTCGAAGATGGAAGAAAGTAGGCTGGAAATCCAAGTTGACTCGTCGTCAAAAGTCAACGGAGTCTTTGGAAGATGAGTTGAAACAGCACTTGCGCGTTGCCGTGGAACAATTGCTAGACAGCTTGTTTATCTACCTTTCGAATCTACCGGAGCCAtcttccacttcttcctCAACTACAGTCGGACTGACATTGCCGGCTTCAGCGGTGGGCTGGTTATCCCAAAAATTGTTTTCGGATACTGATTTTGGAGCACAGAACGAGGGTGGTCTGGCTGAGCCAAATTCATCTTTGCTAAGCGGCTCATTGCCTGGACGCCTGGCGTTGATCAAGTTTCTGCTCCCCCGTGCTACGCATGTGCGTCTGACATCAGAACGCTGGCCATCTCGAAGAAACCAGAAGGCAATGGAGGCTGAGGATACGATACATGTCATGTGTGACCACAATCCGCGGGGAGATACTTCCGGCTCGTTTTTGGAATACTATGATGCTTTGATACACAGGCCGCGTGTAGACATGCGCGTTTTTTGCCAATGCAAAGTACTTCTGATTGCTCAGGTGCCACCATCATCAATTGTCAACCTTTACTGTATCCGAAATACTTTGCAGATTTTGAGAGTTGAGCGCAGCTGTATTTTCGACCTGCCATCTTTCTTATTACCGGCTGAGAAAAATAATACACGTTCCGATTTCGAAGACCCGCTATCGTCGCTGGTAGCCCCAATAATATACCCCAACTTAGTTCATGCTAAATTATCGTTCTGCGGCTTGGATGAATTGTCAGGGATGAGgggacgacgaagagcaGATCAGACACGCGACCAGCCACCATTGGGTTCTCTAACGGCTTTACAGTCGTTGAACCTTTCACACAACGAAATTGTCTCGGAACGAACAGCTCTCTCTAGCGCAAGGAGAATGCCATTTCTGCAGCGATTGGATTTATCTCACAATCGGATTACAAGTTTACGAAACGCACATTATCGTCTCGGTAATATTCAAACTCTACGCTTGTCCTACAATCGCTTGAGATCAGTACAGGGCATTGACCGGCTTTACTCATTAGAAAGTCTGTGGCTAGATCACAACGAGCTTGAGGACTTGACAAGTATAAGCGGCCTATCGCGTCTTCCTGAGCTTCAAACCTTGCATCTGCGCGGGAATCCACTTGAACTCTTGCGGCTGCGCACGTACCGCATTGGAGTGTTTGACTTGTTTTGTGAGCGCCGCTTGGccaatttggatcaaaatGCAACCTTCCGCCAATTACAGCGGGCTTTGCCTAGCCTTGACTTAGAGCGCCCatctttgatggaaatgaAAGCTTTGCGTGAGCGCACTTTCGCACCGACATATGCTGTTGCACGCCCGCATCGAGACTCTGAAGGTGCAACGGGTCTTGTCACCGAAAATGCTAACATTTCCTCGACGCAAGAAAACGGGAATTTCGGTGCGTTGTCAAGGGCGACTGTCGCAAGCTTCGCAATGCCGAAGCTTACAACAGGTATCAAACGGAGTGCAAAAAGGCGACATGCTCCAATTCGTGGAATGGATGTCGATTGGAAGCAGGGCAGAATACGTCCTTATCAAAGCAACGCATGTTCACCGATTGTGGATTTCACTTCTATTGATGTCCTTGTGTCCATGTCTGAAATTTCTGAAGCACAGTTCGAGTCAGTGACGTTGATTGAAACGAAGCATTCACACGACCAGTGTGAGCAAGCTGGCGAAAATGGAGTTGAGAATAACATCAAAATTGAACCATCTTTGTTTGAAGAATACCTCAGAGCAGCGGATCGGGTGGGGTCGATACCAGTCGACCCGGACGGAGGCAGAGGCACTACTTTCTTCAAGGCAAGCATGAAGACTGTAGTAGGTACCGATAAGGATGGTGAAGTTCCTGGAGAGAGACTAGGAGATGCATGTGGCAATATCGATATTGTTAAGGGCGACGAAGCTGCTGCAGCCGACGAGGAAATTTCCGCGAAATATCCTAAAAACACCGAAGCTcacgattcacagtcaatcacgACTTTCCTTGAAACGATAAAAGAAGGACAAGGCATGCCAACCACTAATGCTTTCGACTCTTCTAGCGAGGTACGTGCGTACGTAGGGCTTAAAGGAACCCCATCGAATGTGAATGAAAACACTTCGCCACACTTGCTCTCTATGTCAGTCTTCAATGAtaacatagacatggacaGTGATTTTGATGATGAGCTCGGAGGTGATCTGCTGTCGAAGGGTCCGTCAACAAGGAATCATGGGAGAAGCGGTGTTATTGGCTTGACGAATCCGTCGCTGATTGCAGAACAAAGCATACCAACAGATCATAATAGAATGAATCGATTGTCTCTTTCCCCAATCAAACGAAAACCGCCTAACCAAGACTTGACAATTCCACAAGCCACCACAGAAGCATTTTCGGAGGCTTCCTTTGATGTGGATGGTGAAGCGTCAACTCCTCCACGGTCTGTCATAGTGAACGACTTAGATGAGGGAAACTGGGACCAGCATCGCAGCCTCAGATCTGAGACATCTTCATGCGTGCAAATGTCGAACGAGGAACAACTCGTCATAAATGTCACATCATTCCCCGACAGTTTGTGGCACGACGACACCAATTCGATCCACAGCGCCACCGTGACGCCTAcaagaaacaaaaattcTGATCCTGGCAAATTCGTCCTTGCTGAAAGAAACGCAACCTATGAAGGTCCGGTTCATTGCAAAAACTTCTTGATTTACGACAATCTGGATTTTTATTTTCAATTATTTGTTTTTCCGCCGCGGAGTGGGAAAATGTGTGAAGCCGCTGCACCTACCTCGTGGCCTGGGGGCGCAGAAGAAGACTGGCGTGGAGTACTCGAGCGCTTCCCACGTATTCAATTATGGCTAGTTGATCGACAGTTGAGAGAAGCAGCCAACCGTGAATCGATGTCAGCACATACATTTGAAGAATATCGTCGAGTCTGGAGAGAAAGGGTGGTCGCTTGTGGTAAGCCTGCACTTCGGCGATTGACACCAAATCGTACAGCCCGGTACGGTTTTCACGGAGAGCTACTCTGGTCGGCAGCTGGCTCATCGCACTTGAAGCCTGAGACTGTTGCTGAATCCCGGAATGTTCTACTTTGTTTGTCGAACGAAGCTTTTTACTTACTTTCCGATCATGATAAGGTCAGCGCAAAAGCTGTGGAACAGAAGAAGACCTTTCCTATTCCCATACCCGAGCGTGCTAGATTTTCAGATGCAAAGTTTCCACACTCTATGGCCCGGCACCCGCTTTCGCAGCTTCGATCTATTGCAATTGGTTTTGGCTTCCAGCGCTTAACACTGCGATTTCGCGATCTGACGTCGGTAAATGAAGATGATTTCACTTACATTCTACTCATATCCAACAAGACCCAAACAGTGAATTTGCTCAAGGAACTGCAGCAATATGCAGGAGACAAAGCGACAAGTATTTCCGGATTGATCGCGTCAGATAACGCAGTTACTATTGAGAATGACGATCGATACGTGCTTGACGCTGTCGGAGTGGCAGTGGCCCCGGACGTCATCGATACAATTCTGCACTACCAGATCTTACAGCAGCGCTGGAAACACGGCGAGCGTGGGACTGTAAAACGAGTTTGTATTGTAACTGACGCGAAGATATATCTTTTGGACGAAGACTACCTTGGCGACGGATCTGAGTCCATCGATGCAGGGTCGCGTACTCTTGGGGAGCCTACATATCGTCTTGTGGATTCGGCTTCCCTATCACTGATTGATAAGGTCCAGGCAGCCGATGCTGATCCAAACTCTATTACTATTGTGATTCAACCTCTCACCCGGTTGCAACGCTTTCGAAATTGGAGGCTCTTGTGCCACGACAGCCAAGGAGCCGAAAGACTCGTGGAGGATGTCCGAAAAGCAGTAGAGTTTGCGTCGTAA
- a CDS encoding predicted protein: protein MAILAPSAQVAALVCSAFIVLGSRSVLGLAYCGTTTRHRFLTTRRETSLRSSGHNHLYGRGSEIWPPSNGVPVKLKDSFPNGTLPDHVRRTLQQIGAKVEHKPREWRQLLPRAIRRILRRAAKSQEEEAFHSPEAPPMDKTPAMVALGLLCLGYIRPLDILLVTFLTGYVGILHIMAQSLRADAITPTLPALPPQGHVPTLVSNPLGHRFTYSVNYDRWLKLGVWVGLLGPVLLLVKYALDRQLAPAQACARPLFFLCCQALSEAISRRIMTPLPLRIFLPVAYNAVRLGYLWSWSLSTEVVGVAGRVLAIANLMYWCANLFGFLLPVATLRYMRAHFFCVEAEQVLTRPGMEDSIGLVSPS, encoded by the coding sequence ATGGCGATTTTAGCTCCAAGCGCTCAAGTAGCAGCTCTCGTTTGTTCCGCTTTCATAGTATTGGGTAGTCGAAGCGTTCTGGGGCTCGCTTATTGCGGCACAACGACACGGCATCGGTTCCTGACGACCAGGCGAGAAACCAGTCTCAGGAGCAGCGGTCACAATCACTTGTACGGACGGGGCAGTGAAATCTGGCCTCCAAGCAACGGCGTTCCCGTCAAATTGAAAGACTCGTTTCCCAATGGAACGCTACCAGACCATGTCAGACGGACCCTGCAGCAAATTGGGGCCAAAGTGGAACACAAACCGCGTGAATGGCGCCAACTCCTGCCACGGGCAATTCGTCGGATCCTTCGGAGAGCGGCGAAATCAcaggaagaggaagcgtTTCACTCACCAGAGGCACCACCAATGGACAAGACGCCCGCCATGGTGGCTTTGGGACTACTGTGTTTGGGATACATTCGACCACTTGACATCTTGCTGGTGACATTTTTGACAGGGTACGTTGGCATTCTCCATATCATGGCTCAGTCCTTGCGAGCAGACGCTATCACTCCTACGTTACCCGCCTTGCCACCCCAAGGACACGTTCCTACACTAGTTTCTAATCCGCTGGGACACCGCTTTACCTACTCTGTCAACTATGATCGATGGCTCAAACTTGGGGTTTGGGTAGGGCTGCTCGGGCCCGTGCTGTTGCTCGTAAAGTATGCGCTTGATCGGCAGCTAGCTCCAGCCCAAGCATGTGCCCGACCcctcttttttctttgctgtCAAGCCTTGTCTGAAGCTATCAGTCGCCGTATCATGACACCCCTTCCTCTTCGGATTTTCCTCCCTGTTGCGTACAACGCGGTGAGGCTGGGCTATTTGTGGAGCTGGAGTTTGTCTACCGAAGTTGTCGGTGTCGCCGGGCGAGTCTTGGCTATCGCGAACCTCATGTACTGGTGTGCCAATCTCTTCGGCTTCTTGTTGCCCGTAGCGACGTTGCGGTACATGCGGGCGCATTTTTTCTGTGTCGAAGCCGAGCAAGTCTTGACGCGGCCGGGAATGGAAGATTCCATCGGACTTGTGTCACCATCCTAA
- a CDS encoding predicted protein, with product MIGMMDSEETETAESETIVINEAGSITPNVNGTLTDEDAGAQENAKGLPQTASTQCSGDPQSRAPVMLDAKGKSNTLPVQTQIYRTRIPAIASEADVFGSQRDTIDAREKAPRPFEYEIGMEEGSAAFALPSPLLCEGASRPGAFPMGLTRPLDDNEDLSAHSNLLQSESFLHTSSLLSMDESSGILVEASLVPDDSFIETSTTDNKPTALVQANPLPDTAFFFRPKIICTVLGTLIIIILALALGIVLSARSIDEGVSALNEGNLSASSSDAPTSANTLIELFPIEALPTYTQMSLQDPLSAQSRAVAWLKDDPLLASYSNSRRLQRFALATLYYSTRGEMWSTNDGWLSETDECTWFSDLGSASSICDAGIYRAISLVKNKLRGTIPQEMELLDSLVHLRMNFNFVFGPLVPQIANLIALEDLQLANAGLQGPFPMELASLTKCRKGFFHSNDFTGGLPSDLFASWTAVKDLDFGRNMFEGSIPVEIGAMVNIVSLGFDDNVFLSGELPSEFGLLTALEFLWLQGNSLTGTVPSSLGALTRLRELQIHNNFFTGALPEELCELVKKNNLIVVVDCFQVNCDCECECVESSRPLPSGLLSMPTLNPTMIPSSVNVISPTITSANRLQELRDNSLPEFTRLALGDPTSPQARAFSWLEQDPNVDDFSEKRLFHRFVLATLYESTNGEAWIRNDGWMTYTPECDWYFDTTWTASPTCLGDTFEYLVLEDNNLQGSLPLELGLLTGLKAIVLSQNFLSGEIPSTLGSISGLIELELSENNLEWFIPTELGLLTSLTVLNLQSNNLSGSIPREIGNMLKLEYLFLDTNILTGTLPMELGNLVNLLSIWIFRNDLDGSIPSSLADISRLEDLQIDRNLLNYSLPSPLWRALSRAAFINVADNLLSGTIPSQVGLLRQVVMIDFFDNLFSGTIPTEFGLLTNLEELSFVDNIFSGTIPTELGLLSNMRTLFLHDNYFHGSVPSELCNLVHSQSLDLSVDCNMVICTCNCECDLSFRL from the coding sequence ATGATTGGCATGATGGATAGCGAGGAAACGGAGACTGCTGAAAGCGAAACAATTGTAATAAATGAGGCTGGTTCAATCACCCCCAATGTGAACGGCACATTGACTGACGAAGATGCAGGCGCGCAAGAAAATGCAAAAGGGTTGCCACAGACAGCTTCTACACAGTGCTCCGGTGATCCCCAGTCGAGAGCGCCGGTGATGTTGGACGCGAAAGGCAAAAGCAATACTCTACCAGTCCAAACGCAAATATATCGCACGCGTATACCCGCGATCGCTTCAGAGGCTGACGTATTTGGCTCGCAACGTGATACAATCGACGCACGAGAGAAAGCACCGCGCCCTTTTGAATATGAAATTGGAATGGAAGAAGGGAGTGCTGCCTTTGCCTTGCCATCTCCATTACTTTGTGAAGGAGCATCTAGACCAGGCGCATTTCCAATGGGCCTTACTCGTCCCTTAGATGACAACGAAGATTTAAGCGCACACTCGAATCTTTTGCAGTCTGAATCATTTTTACATACGTCGTCCTTGTTGAGCATGGATGAGTCCAGCGGGATATTGGTGGAAGCAAGCTTGGTTCCTGATGATAGTTTTATTGAGACAAGTACAACAGACAATAAACCAACTGCCCTTGTCCAGGCAAACCCTCTGCCAGACACggcttttttctttcgccCGAAGATAATTTGCACTGTTCTTGGCACACTCATAATAATTATTCTTGCGTTGGCGTTGGGTATAGTCCTTTCAGCAAGATCCATTGATGAAGGAGTCAGTGCGCTAAACGAGGGAAACTTATCAGCATCATCAAGCGACGCACCAACCTCAGCAAATACATTAATTGAGCTGTTTCCTATTGAAGCTTTGCCTACCTACACACAGATGTCACTGCAGGATCCCTTGTCTGCTCAGTCAAGAGCCGTAGCTTGGCTTAAGGATGACCCGCTTTTGGCAAGCTATTCCAATTCTCGTCGACTACAGCGATTCGCACTAGCAACGCTTTACTATTCGACGAGAGGAGAAATGTGGAGTACAAATGATGGCTGGCTGTCGGAAACGGATGAGTGCACCTGGTTTTCTGACCTCGGGAGTGCGTCTTCAATTTGCGACGCAGGCATCTACAGGGCCATTTCGTTGGTAAAGAACAAACTGCGTGGGACTATCCCGCAGGAGATGGAATTGCTGGACTCACTTGTACACTTGCGAATGAATTTCAACTTTGTTTTCGGCCCCTTGGTACCTCAAATTGCAAACCTTATCGCATTGGAAGACCTTCAATTAGCAAATGCTGGTTTACAGGGTCCATTTCCAATGGAACTAGCCTCCCTTACAAAATGTCGAAAAGgctttttccattccaacgATTTTACAGGAGGGTTACCTTCTGATTTATTTGCGAGCTGGACTGCTGTCAAGGATTTAGATTTTGGGCGAAATATGTTTGAAGGCTCCATTCCAGTGGAAATTGGTGCCATGGTGAACATTGTTTCATTGGGATTTGATGACAATGTATTTTTGAGTGGAGAGCTCCCCTCAGAGTTTGGGCTCTTAACTGCTTTGGAGTTTCTCTGGCTTCAAGGAAACTCGCTCACTGGAACAGTTCCTTCCAGCTTGGGAGCTCTCACTCGTTTACGAGAGTTGCAAATACACAACAACTTTTTCACGGGGGCTTTGCCGGAAGAACTGTGTGAGCTGGTCAAGAAAAACAACCTGATTGTAGTTGTGGACTGTTTTCAAGTCAACTGTGATTGTGAGTGTGAATGTGTGGAAAGTTCACGACCTCTTCCATCAGGACTGTTGTCAATGCCGACATTAAATCCAACTATGATTCCATCAAGTGTTAACGTAATCTCGCCAACTATCACATCAGCCAATCGCCTCCAAGAACTTCGGGACAATAGCTTACCTGAATTTACACGCTTAGCTCTTGGCGATCCAACCAGCCCACAAGCGCGTGCTTTTTCTTGGTTAGAGCAAGATCCCAATGTTGATGATTTCTCCGAAAAACGTTTATTTCATCGTTTTGTACTGGCAACCTTGTATGAATCAACAAATGGAGAGGCTTGGATCAGAAACGACGGGTGGATGACATACACTCCTGAATGTGACTGGTATTTTGACACAACATGGACTGCAAGTCCGACATGTCTGGGAGACACATTTGAGTACCTGGTACTGGAAGACAACAATTTACAAGGATCTCTTCCTTTAGAATTAGGCTTGTTGACGGGATTGAAAGCTATTGTGCTGTCGCAGAATTTTCTTTCCGGTGAAATTCCATCAACTCTGGGATCAATTTCTGGCTTGATAGAGCTTGAGCTGAGTGAAAACAATTTGGAGTGGTTCATTCCTACAGAATTGGGTCTTTTGACCTCACTGACTGTACTTAACTTGCAGTCTAACAATCTGAGCGGCTCAATACCAAGAGAAATTGGCAATATGTTAAAGCTGGAGTACTTATTCTTGGACACAAATATCTTGACGGGAACACTACCAATGGAACTTGGAAATCTCGTCAACCTACTTTCAATATGGATCTTTCGCAATGACTTAGATGGTAGCATTCCATCTTCTCTTGCTGACATCTCTCGACTAGAAGATTTGCAGATCGACCGAAACTTATTGAATTACAGTCTTCCGTCACCATTATGGAGGGCTCTGAGTCGGGCTGCATTTATTAATGTTGCTGACAATCTGCTATCAGGAACAATTCCATCTCAAGTCGGTTTGCTACGTCAAGTAGTCATGATCGACTTCTTTGATAATTTGTTTTCTGGCACAATTCCAACAGAGTTTGGCTTGCTCACCAACTTGGAGGAGCTCAGTTTTGTGGACAATATCTTCTCAGGGACAATACCTACTGAGCTTGGTCTTCTTAGCAATATGAGGACTTTATTTCTGCATGACAATTACTTTCATGGAAGTGTTCCCAGTGAACTTTGCAATTTAGTCCACTCACAATCCTTGGATCTGTCAGTTGATTGTAATATGGTGATCTGTACATGTAACTGTGAATGCGACTTATCCTTCAGGCTTTGA